A stretch of the Osmerus mordax isolate fOsmMor3 chromosome 12, fOsmMor3.pri, whole genome shotgun sequence genome encodes the following:
- the kiaa1191 gene encoding putative monooxygenase p33MONOX isoform X1 produces MGSGQGDTPALESGVPCSLFGAMSSSMGMARHTFTYDEALDAPMHSPPPDVSFGFLWKDPVIPQRKFKRIAEEDEGRASRAQRGPFEAKPSAQPPFPVVKTKASSLVNTLMIRQTQETLLRFEHRAGLTEAGYSPHRGLSAEETHFHRMAEGPMHKLRVPIGDKEERLSTSAQSTPSVTPCVTPSVTPCVTPSVTPCVSPCTSPYASPAPNRRNWFSLSPAPFPATPELTSANPADMGGNEGGRGGAERWSLFGTRSSTDPGSETNTGFSLQSYFGLPKSTTMDSIKTQVSLMVDDPSNFNPPKIEISGIDAQRVAQRPHKLKPRDMNVLTPSGF; encoded by the exons CCCTGGAGTCAGGGGTACCCTGCAGCCTGTTTGGGGCCATGTCTTCCTCCATGGGAATGGCCCGGCACACCTTCACCTATGATGAGGCCCTGGACGCACCCATGcactccccacccccagacGTGAGCTTTGGCTTTCTTTGGAAAGACCCAGTCATCCCACAAAGAAAGTTCAAGAGGATTgcagag GAGGATGAAGGTCGGGCTTCCAGGGCTCAGCGAGGCCCGTTTGAGGCGAAACCCTCTGCTCAGCCTCCGTTCCCCGTGGTCAAGACCAAGGCCTCCTCTCTCGTGAACACGCTCATGATCA GGCAGACCCAGGAGACCCTCCTGAGGTTTGAGCACAGGGCGGGCCTGACGGAGGCTGGCTATTCCCCCCACAGGGGCCTGTCTGCAGAGGAGACACACTTCCACCGCATGGCCGAGGGGCCCATGCAT AAGTTGAGAGTGCCCATTGGGGACAAGGAGGAAAGGCTTTCAACATCAGCTCAATCCACCCCTTCTGTCACCCCCTGTGTAACTCCCTCAGTCACCCCCTGTGTAACTCCCTCAGTCACCCCCTGTGTCAGCCCCTGCACCAGCCCCTACGCCTCTCCAGCACCCAACCGCAG GAACTGGTTCAGCCTGAGCCCTGCACCCTTCCCTGCCACCCCAGAACTCACCAGTGCCAACCCAGCAGACATGGGAGGAAacgagggaggacgaggaggagcggagaggtGGAGCTTGTTTGGAACACGGTCCTCCACCGACCCAGGCTCCGAGACCAACACAG GCTTCTCACTGCAGTCCTACTTTGGCCTTCCCAAGTCCACCACCATGGACTCCATCAAGACCCAGGTCAGTCTCATGGTGGACGACCCGTCCAACTTCAACCCCCCCAAGATCGAGATCTCTGGCATCGACGCTCAGAGAGTCGCCCAGCGACCTCACAAACTCAAGCCTAGAGACATGAACGTTCTCACCCCATCTGGTTTCTGA
- the kiaa1191 gene encoding putative monooxygenase p33MONOX isoform X2 yields the protein MGSGQGDTPALESGVPCSLFGAMSSSMGMARHTFTYDEALDAPMHSPPPDEDEGRASRAQRGPFEAKPSAQPPFPVVKTKASSLVNTLMIRQTQETLLRFEHRAGLTEAGYSPHRGLSAEETHFHRMAEGPMHKLRVPIGDKEERLSTSAQSTPSVTPCVTPSVTPCVTPSVTPCVSPCTSPYASPAPNRRNWFSLSPAPFPATPELTSANPADMGGNEGGRGGAERWSLFGTRSSTDPGSETNTGFSLQSYFGLPKSTTMDSIKTQVSLMVDDPSNFNPPKIEISGIDAQRVAQRPHKLKPRDMNVLTPSGF from the exons CCCTGGAGTCAGGGGTACCCTGCAGCCTGTTTGGGGCCATGTCTTCCTCCATGGGAATGGCCCGGCACACCTTCACCTATGATGAGGCCCTGGACGCACCCATGcactccccacccccagac GAGGATGAAGGTCGGGCTTCCAGGGCTCAGCGAGGCCCGTTTGAGGCGAAACCCTCTGCTCAGCCTCCGTTCCCCGTGGTCAAGACCAAGGCCTCCTCTCTCGTGAACACGCTCATGATCA GGCAGACCCAGGAGACCCTCCTGAGGTTTGAGCACAGGGCGGGCCTGACGGAGGCTGGCTATTCCCCCCACAGGGGCCTGTCTGCAGAGGAGACACACTTCCACCGCATGGCCGAGGGGCCCATGCAT AAGTTGAGAGTGCCCATTGGGGACAAGGAGGAAAGGCTTTCAACATCAGCTCAATCCACCCCTTCTGTCACCCCCTGTGTAACTCCCTCAGTCACCCCCTGTGTAACTCCCTCAGTCACCCCCTGTGTCAGCCCCTGCACCAGCCCCTACGCCTCTCCAGCACCCAACCGCAG GAACTGGTTCAGCCTGAGCCCTGCACCCTTCCCTGCCACCCCAGAACTCACCAGTGCCAACCCAGCAGACATGGGAGGAAacgagggaggacgaggaggagcggagaggtGGAGCTTGTTTGGAACACGGTCCTCCACCGACCCAGGCTCCGAGACCAACACAG GCTTCTCACTGCAGTCCTACTTTGGCCTTCCCAAGTCCACCACCATGGACTCCATCAAGACCCAGGTCAGTCTCATGGTGGACGACCCGTCCAACTTCAACCCCCCCAAGATCGAGATCTCTGGCATCGACGCTCAGAGAGTCGCCCAGCGACCTCACAAACTCAAGCCTAGAGACATGAACGTTCTCACCCCATCTGGTTTCTGA